One Halalkalicoccus tibetensis genomic region harbors:
- a CDS encoding HalOD1 output domain-containing protein encodes MAMRGYNEGKERGQSNPVSLQLVRRLATAEDTEPEDIPSYAQEIDFEALDTLISASSTDLTVCFRIEGYDVTVASDGSIDLE; translated from the coding sequence ATGGCTATGAGAGGATACAACGAAGGAAAGGAAAGAGGTCAGTCTAATCCGGTGAGTCTACAATTAGTGAGACGGCTCGCTACTGCAGAAGATACTGAGCCAGAAGATATCCCCTCATACGCTCAGGAGATCGATTTTGAGGCGCTCGATACCCTTATTTCGGCAAGTTCGACTGATCTAACAGTGTGTTTTAGAATTGAGGGATACGATGTCACAGTTGCTTCGGATGGGTCTATCGATCTCGAGTAA
- a CDS encoding DUF2080 family transposase-associated protein → MFLRSVNIVVDWYEIEGHKVHESEVNPTGNSAHVIVPKRWRSVTVKVVRVTDPSDESGE, encoded by the coding sequence ATGTTTCTACGCAGTGTAAACATCGTAGTGGATTGGTACGAGATCGAAGGACACAAGGTCCACGAATCCGAGGTCAATCCTACTGGCAACAGTGCTCACGTCATCGTTCCGAAGCGGTGGCGAAGTGTTACCGTTAAGGTCGTTCGTGTCACCGACCCATCCGACGAAAGCGGCGAGTAG
- a CDS encoding tail fiber domain-containing protein, protein MHEGAVVFADSSDTPPRSERENEVRSQMPVFAPAFNSTSARSAKTNVESVDPETVLDGVENLEITTWKFKHNGTGKHIEPMAEEFAKTFDLGDDDESISTVDAEGVALAAIQGLSKKLAKRDDWIAELEQRLTALEA, encoded by the coding sequence ATGCACGAGGGGGCAGTCGTGTTTGCTGACTCCAGCGATACCCCGCCTAGGTCGGAACGCGAGAACGAGGTCAGATCACAGATGCCGGTTTTCGCGCCAGCATTCAACTCGACGAGCGCTAGATCAGCGAAGACGAACGTCGAATCGGTCGATCCCGAAACGGTGCTTGACGGCGTTGAGAACTTGGAAATCACCACGTGGAAGTTCAAACACAACGGCACCGGAAAGCATATCGAACCGATGGCTGAGGAGTTCGCCAAAACGTTCGATCTTGGCGACGACGATGAATCAATTTCGACTGTCGATGCCGAAGGGGTCGCACTTGCTGCGATTCAAGGGCTGTCCAAGAAGCTCGCCAAAAGGGACGACTGGATCGCGGAGTTAGAGCAGCGACTCACCGCCCTAGAAGCGTAG
- a CDS encoding polysaccharide deacetylase — protein MHEALGESKQELKRLGFEIDSFLAPYDNFDDYSREFAAEYYDGIVNAEHGSRVNDPEEFDPFHTQRDYFIEFTTSDHVKEDLNIITYQGTLGVIGAHTFKENVTEKESMRLLNGSMNAESKY, from the coding sequence ATGCATGAGGCACTGGGCGAGTCGAAACAGGAACTCAAGCGCCTCGGCTTCGAGATTGACTCTTTTCTCGCGCCGTACGATAATTTTGACGACTACTCACGAGAATTCGCTGCGGAATACTACGATGGCATCGTGAACGCTGAGCATGGCTCACGGGTTAACGATCCGGAGGAGTTCGATCCCTTCCATACGCAGCGTGATTATTTCATCGAATTCACTACCTCCGATCACGTCAAAGAAGACCTCAATATAATCACATATCAGGGTACATTGGGCGTTATCGGAGCTCACACCTTCAAAGAAAATGTCACAGAAAAAGAATCTATGAGACTCTTGAATGGATCGATGAACGCGGAATCGAAGTACTAA
- a CDS encoding polysaccharide deacetylase family protein: MAKKSNRRKFLAAIGGSSLTLAAGCTGQLPDTAGDEDEDENNEDNGLNGNSDSENATPPAINHGEVVSNFDDDLDDWFELDGELTGDDEVLLTGSQSARIENTGGFAGIARSFPDGLDMESHHLSMAVRVDTPRPARITVRIHAPGQADQVWGTRTVLSNYAGWLRMDVGYTGGRGEPLFDNVQEIEIVLDDPNASTDDAEEVEEDDAAGELDEEDDDSLALTFTPLQTDDDGEGEDEGNADIQFWVDDLRITPAADQGYVMLTFDDAVESQYENVFSLLEERDIPAVAAVVPDSLNRENRLTIDHLREMRDAGWDISSHPEGEAFRELEDPDAIRQDIESAHAYLDNRGFPGGARSMFVPYHNTNEEVVEITREYHELSSYFGGSTNAVPFTDPMHLSRVNMFDLDAFTSMIDSAAEYNQLAIGLAHGVVPEDELEDDPLADMSTEQLEELLDYIEESDVQVVTASDLLDNSENL, translated from the coding sequence ATGGCAAAGAAATCCAACCGCCGAAAATTCTTAGCAGCTATTGGTGGAAGTTCGCTCACTCTTGCAGCGGGCTGTACCGGTCAGTTACCAGACACTGCTGGAGACGAGGACGAAGACGAGAATAATGAGGACAACGGTCTCAATGGGAACAGTGATAGTGAAAATGCGACGCCACCTGCAATCAATCACGGCGAGGTCGTCAGTAACTTTGATGACGATCTTGATGATTGGTTTGAGCTTGATGGTGAACTTACGGGTGATGACGAGGTTCTGCTTACCGGATCTCAGTCAGCACGCATCGAGAACACAGGCGGATTCGCTGGAATCGCTCGCTCATTTCCTGACGGCTTAGACATGGAGAGCCATCATCTTTCGATGGCGGTCCGAGTTGATACTCCTCGTCCAGCACGAATCACGGTTCGAATCCACGCTCCAGGGCAAGCTGATCAGGTTTGGGGAACACGTACTGTGCTCAGCAACTATGCCGGTTGGCTCCGAATGGACGTTGGCTACACCGGCGGCCGCGGTGAGCCGCTCTTCGACAATGTCCAAGAGATTGAGATCGTCCTTGATGATCCGAATGCATCAACCGATGACGCAGAAGAGGTGGAAGAGGACGATGCTGCAGGAGAATTGGATGAAGAAGATGATGATTCACTAGCTCTGACGTTCACTCCCTTGCAGACAGATGACGACGGAGAGGGTGAAGACGAGGGCAATGCAGATATCCAGTTCTGGGTTGATGATCTCAGGATCACTCCCGCCGCTGACCAAGGGTATGTGATGCTTACATTTGACGATGCAGTTGAATCTCAGTATGAGAACGTCTTTTCGCTTCTGGAGGAGCGGGATATCCCGGCAGTCGCTGCGGTCGTCCCTGACTCATTGAATCGAGAAAACCGGCTCACAATCGACCATCTTCGTGAAATGCGGGATGCTGGTTGGGATATCTCTTCCCATCCTGAAGGAGAGGCATTCAGAGAGTTGGAGGACCCAGACGCGATCCGACAAGATATCGAATCCGCTCATGCATATCTCGACAACCGAGGTTTCCCAGGCGGGGCACGATCAATGTTTGTCCCGTATCATAATACAAACGAAGAAGTCGTTGAGATCACCCGTGAGTACCATGAACTGAGTTCGTATTTTGGAGGATCCACAAATGCAGTCCCTTTCACTGATCCGATGCATCTTTCGCGTGTAAACATGTTTGACCTGGATGCCTTTACGTCAATGATCGATTCTGCTGCCGAGTATAACCAACTTGCAATTGGACTTGCACATGGAGTCGTCCCTGAGGACGAACTTGAGGATGATCCACTTGCGGATATGAGTACTGAACAGCTTGAAGAACTCCTCGACTATATTGAGGAAAGTGATGTGCAAGTGGTCACTGCCTCTGATCTCCTCGATAACTCAGAAAATTTGTAA
- a CDS encoding helix-turn-helix transcriptional regulator has product MNELTGFQRDMLLVIAGLDEPNGLEVNDHLQNYYETEILHGRLYPNLDELVDRGLVNKGQHDLRTNKYELSNHGKKEVELNLKWRLSCIPNEIIDRANSLDPDSQNS; this is encoded by the coding sequence ATGAACGAATTAACTGGGTTCCAACGCGACATGCTGTTAGTCATTGCAGGTCTTGATGAGCCGAATGGCCTAGAAGTAAACGATCACCTTCAAAACTACTATGAGACTGAAATTCTTCACGGAAGACTCTATCCAAATCTTGACGAGCTCGTTGACAGAGGGCTAGTAAACAAGGGTCAGCACGATCTTCGAACTAACAAATACGAACTGTCCAACCACGGTAAGAAAGAAGTAGAACTCAACCTCAAATGGCGATTATCATGCATACCCAACGAAATCATAGACAGAGCTAATAGTCTTGACCCTGATTCTCAGAATAGTTGA
- a CDS encoding polysaccharide deacetylase family protein: protein MGRWLTTRRQYLSLGATGTACLAGCADRLNNEATDDNGSSDDEIDSDAAETVDTSKRELDGIPEDGAVIFAYDDGLIEDYTQALPAHQAFNAPATTGIVTEWIGCQEYNGTDWMDVEHLEELEDAGWEIASHTTEHTVVGTYELIRDAESADLQVYPEEINMATGPQKTWRSPTVRKLLHVLY, encoded by the coding sequence ATGGGTCGATGGTTGACAACCAGAAGACAGTATCTTAGTCTCGGAGCGACTGGCACTGCATGCCTCGCTGGCTGTGCTGACAGGCTTAATAATGAAGCAACAGATGATAATGGCTCTTCTGACGATGAAATAGACTCAGATGCAGCGGAGACTGTGGATACATCAAAAAGAGAACTAGATGGAATACCTGAGGATGGTGCAGTTATTTTCGCTTATGATGATGGACTGATAGAAGATTATACGCAAGCACTCCCAGCTCATCAAGCTTTCAATGCTCCTGCAACCACTGGAATCGTTACTGAATGGATCGGATGTCAAGAGTACAATGGGACCGATTGGATGGACGTCGAGCATCTCGAGGAACTCGAAGATGCTGGCTGGGAGATCGCCTCACATACAACTGAGCATACTGTCGTAGGAACATACGAACTCATTAGAGATGCCGAATCAGCAGACCTGCAAGTATACCCAGAAGAGATCAACATGGCTACTGGACCTCAAAAAACCTGGAGATCGCCGACAGTGAGAAAACTGTTACACGTACTATACTAG
- the uppS gene encoding polyprenyl diphosphate synthase — protein MRDWFRQRAYSVYEEVLKREVSSTPTHIAVIQDGNRRYARQNDDSATEGHHAGAETTEQILKWCQEIGVEELTLYTFSVENFNRPSDQVEALFDLICEKCREFADNERVHENEVAIQAVGEIDQLPDRVQDAIDYAESRTEDYDEFVLNIAVAYGGRTELLSAAQTIAHKVDEGELAPDDINVSTVERSLYKGSSSDVDLILRPGGDKRTSNFLPWQANGNEAAVYFCTPYWPEFRKVDFLRAIRTYENREASWQRARSRRALTLLRSFNETNLPDARAIVEDFYETIPADVRTEDNELAFTSTNSESHSSTD, from the coding sequence ATGCGGGACTGGTTTAGACAACGCGCTTACTCAGTCTATGAAGAGGTGCTTAAACGTGAAGTCAGTAGCACACCAACCCACATTGCAGTTATTCAGGATGGTAATCGGCGATACGCACGGCAGAATGACGATAGTGCTACAGAAGGCCATCATGCTGGTGCTGAAACTACTGAACAGATCTTGAAGTGGTGTCAAGAGATCGGTGTCGAAGAGCTCACACTTTATACATTTTCAGTCGAGAATTTCAATAGACCATCGGATCAAGTTGAAGCACTTTTCGATCTTATTTGTGAAAAATGCAGAGAGTTTGCTGACAACGAGCGCGTTCACGAAAACGAGGTTGCGATTCAAGCTGTTGGGGAGATCGATCAGCTTCCCGATCGGGTCCAAGACGCGATTGATTACGCTGAATCCCGTACTGAAGATTACGACGAGTTCGTTCTCAATATTGCGGTTGCTTACGGTGGTCGCACAGAGCTTTTGAGTGCTGCTCAGACGATCGCGCATAAAGTAGACGAAGGTGAACTTGCGCCGGATGATATTAATGTCTCCACTGTCGAGCGCTCTCTATACAAGGGCTCTTCCTCGGATGTGGATCTCATACTGCGTCCAGGCGGTGACAAACGTACATCGAACTTTCTTCCGTGGCAGGCAAACGGCAATGAAGCTGCAGTTTACTTCTGTACACCATACTGGCCAGAGTTTCGTAAAGTCGACTTTCTCCGTGCGATCAGAACCTATGAGAACCGCGAAGCATCCTGGCAACGAGCTCGTAGTAGACGCGCACTCACGCTACTACGTTCTTTCAATGAGACAAACCTTCCAGATGCGAGAGCTATTGTCGAAGATTTCTATGAAACTATACCGGCTGATGTACGAACAGAGGATAACGAATTAGCCTTCACATCGACTAATTCCGAAAGCCACAGCTCAACAGACTAA
- a CDS encoding DUF6517 family protein: MSPEFESEAEGEELVSAEPSPIAVDTTAVERAGYEETRDIVFEVTQTMAVGDESYVVRAANHLIEYERSVDHPEVGKAPIARFTAVATPKVEAFSQEINFTEQVTDEVIGNGLQIGYENVEIGDEVHETDSVTPFERETKVYQYPGTAEVDDYVVYVYLHVARTVRESDYITLAGIYPQAFVANEQHRVLDLMEAVK, from the coding sequence GTGAGCCCAGAATTCGAGTCAGAAGCGGAAGGAGAGGAACTCGTTTCAGCCGAACCTTCGCCAATTGCCGTTGATACTACAGCAGTCGAAAGAGCGGGCTATGAAGAAACACGAGATATCGTGTTCGAGGTGACTCAAACGATGGCAGTAGGTGATGAATCGTACGTAGTTCGAGCCGCGAATCACCTCATTGAATACGAGCGGTCCGTTGACCATCCAGAAGTAGGAAAAGCGCCGATAGCACGATTTACTGCCGTCGCAACACCGAAAGTTGAGGCCTTCTCCCAGGAGATCAATTTCACTGAGCAGGTAACCGATGAGGTCATTGGGAATGGTCTTCAGATAGGGTATGAGAACGTGGAAATCGGCGACGAGGTACACGAAACTGATTCAGTTACTCCATTTGAGCGCGAGACAAAGGTATACCAGTATCCAGGGACCGCTGAGGTAGATGACTATGTAGTGTACGTCTACCTCCACGTTGCAAGGACAGTTCGTGAGTCAGACTACATTACGTTAGCTGGAATATATCCACAGGCCTTCGTTGCTAATGAACAACATCGAGTCTTGGATCTGATGGAAGCAGTCAAATGA
- a CDS encoding DUF2062 domain-containing protein, translated as MGSRRAAGYLLRVRESLRAAFVEDHPPHLLAASFAIGVFVTTLPSFGAGLLLLTWIGYRFAWANVPTMFAAVAVLNPLVKGGVYVVSFVIGARLLGPVPGITRGDIGMDAGFDVLVRLLVGNVLLAVVLAMVGYAVAYRAGQAARRYGH; from the coding sequence ATGGGCAGTCGTCGGGCCGCTGGCTACCTGCTTCGGGTTCGGGAGTCGCTTCGCGCGGCGTTCGTGGAGGACCACCCACCGCATCTCCTTGCAGCGAGCTTCGCGATTGGAGTTTTCGTCACCACGCTTCCGTCCTTCGGCGCTGGGCTCCTTCTGCTCACATGGATCGGGTATCGGTTCGCGTGGGCCAATGTTCCCACGATGTTCGCCGCGGTCGCGGTGCTGAACCCACTTGTGAAAGGCGGCGTTTACGTGGTGAGCTTCGTCATCGGCGCACGGCTGCTCGGGCCGGTCCCGGGGATCACTCGTGGTGACATCGGGATGGACGCCGGTTTCGACGTGCTCGTTCGCCTCCTTGTCGGGAACGTGCTGCTTGCGGTCGTCCTCGCGATGGTCGGGTACGCGGTTGCTTACCGAGCCGGCCAGGCAGCTCGTCGGTACGGGCACTGA
- a CDS encoding TrmB family transcriptional regulator, whose product MSQATLTQEAAATTPTTAAIDSLLAELDSSNAKLVYLYLATVEEASIDDLQTALEIQQLTLFPTLRTLEDEDLIERNGETITVAA is encoded by the coding sequence ATGAGCCAGGCAACACTCACCCAGGAGGCGGCCGCGACCACACCTACGACCGCAGCCATCGACTCGCTCCTCGCGGAACTCGACTCGAGCAACGCGAAGCTCGTCTATCTCTATCTTGCCACCGTCGAGGAGGCGTCCATCGATGACCTGCAGACGGCACTCGAGATCCAGCAGCTCACGCTGTTTCCCACCCTCAGAACCCTCGAGGACGAGGACCTCATCGAGCGCAACGGCGAGACGATCACAGTCGCCGCCTAG